A portion of the Mycobacterium paraseoulense genome contains these proteins:
- a CDS encoding SDR family NAD(P)-dependent oxidoreductase: MSRLKGQVAIVTGAGQGIGRGIAVRLAAEGASVCAASRTHSRVADVVEQITASGGTAIAIGCDVSDIDALKGVIDRTVSEFGSPTILVNNAQSGVSAGVPVPLEDTTSDMVQSAMNGGLFPTFHAMQMCLPYMKQTGGTIVNMASSTGVDGDPGFSAYGTNKEAIRGLTKHAAKEWGRYGITVNVLCPAALTENVAKYAEQHSRWFDGVLKKVPLGRLGDSETDIAPVIVSLATDLRYVTGATLMVDGGRTLLR; this comes from the coding sequence ATGAGCAGACTCAAGGGACAGGTGGCCATCGTGACCGGCGCCGGCCAGGGCATCGGCCGAGGGATCGCCGTGCGATTGGCCGCCGAGGGCGCATCGGTGTGCGCGGCGAGCCGCACGCACTCCCGGGTGGCCGACGTCGTCGAGCAGATCACCGCCTCCGGTGGGACGGCGATCGCCATCGGCTGCGACGTGTCCGACATCGACGCGCTGAAGGGCGTTATCGACCGCACCGTGTCCGAATTCGGCTCACCGACCATCTTGGTCAACAACGCTCAGAGCGGGGTGAGCGCGGGAGTACCGGTCCCGTTGGAGGACACCACCAGTGACATGGTGCAATCGGCGATGAATGGCGGGCTGTTCCCCACCTTCCATGCCATGCAAATGTGCTTGCCGTACATGAAGCAGACCGGCGGCACCATCGTGAACATGGCGTCGTCCACTGGCGTCGACGGCGACCCGGGGTTCTCCGCGTACGGCACCAACAAGGAAGCGATCCGCGGGCTCACAAAGCACGCTGCCAAGGAATGGGGCCGCTACGGGATCACGGTCAACGTCTTGTGCCCTGCCGCCCTGACGGAGAACGTGGCGAAATACGCCGAGCAGCATTCCCGCTGGTTCGATGGTGTGCTGAAGAAGGTCCCACTTGGACGGCTCGGCGACTCCGAAACCGACATCGCACCGGTCATCGTGTCTTTGGCCACCGATCTGCGCTACGTCACAGGGGCCACCCTCATGGTCGACGGTGGCCGCACCCTGCTCCGCTGA
- a CDS encoding SDR family oxidoreductase — translation MAPEDLDETTRLVEKAGRRIVAGQADVRDGDQLTTLIDRGVDELGRLDFFLANAGIMPSIGEPSQQLSAFRDAIDVMLTGVYQTIEAQGRSSALTAASVLNGRIWPTSPNSLG, via the coding sequence TTGGCCCCTGAGGATCTGGACGAGACTACCCGGCTGGTCGAGAAGGCCGGGCGCCGGATCGTGGCCGGACAGGCCGACGTTCGCGATGGGGATCAGTTGACGACGCTGATCGATCGGGGAGTTGATGAATTGGGACGGCTGGACTTCTTCTTGGCCAATGCCGGGATCATGCCCAGTATTGGCGAACCGTCGCAACAACTCTCGGCGTTTCGTGATGCCATCGACGTCATGCTCACCGGCGTGTACCAGACCATCGAGGCGCAGGGCAGGTCATCAGCGTTGACGGCGGCATCGGTACTCAACGGGCGTATCTGGCCGACGTCGCCGAACTCGTTGGGATGA
- a CDS encoding acyl-CoA dehydrogenase family protein — protein sequence MASLTEEEELLIKTVRRFVDRDVKPVVTELEHANTYPDKLIEQMKRIGIYGLAIPEQYGGAEVSMPCYVHVTEELARGWMSLAGAMGGHTVVAKLLLDFGTEEQKQTYLPPMATGELRATMALTEPGGGSDLQAMTTTASLLDDNYVINGAKTWISNARRAGLIALLCKTDPQAKPPHTGMSILLVQHGPGLEVSRDLPKLGYKGVESCELRFADYRASTDAVLGGATGKGFSQMMKGLETGRIQVAARALGVGRAALEDALAYAQVRESFDKPIWKHQAVGNMLADMATKLAAARQLTLLAAERFNSNQRCDMEAGMAKLFASEAAMQIALDAVRVHGGYGYSTEYPVERYFRDAPLMIVGEGTNEIQRNVIATQLIERGVDAI from the coding sequence ATGGCGTCTTTAACCGAAGAAGAGGAACTGCTCATCAAGACCGTGCGGCGCTTCGTCGACCGCGACGTCAAGCCGGTCGTCACCGAACTCGAGCACGCGAACACCTACCCGGACAAACTTATTGAACAGATGAAGCGGATTGGCATCTATGGTCTCGCCATACCCGAACAATACGGTGGTGCCGAGGTCTCGATGCCCTGCTACGTGCACGTCACCGAAGAACTCGCCCGAGGCTGGATGAGCCTGGCCGGTGCGATGGGCGGACACACCGTCGTGGCTAAGCTGCTGTTGGATTTCGGCACCGAGGAGCAGAAACAAACCTATTTGCCGCCCATGGCAACTGGCGAATTGCGCGCCACCATGGCCCTCACCGAACCCGGCGGTGGGTCTGACCTGCAAGCCATGACGACGACCGCATCGCTGCTCGACGACAACTACGTCATCAACGGAGCCAAGACATGGATCAGCAACGCTCGCCGTGCCGGCCTCATCGCCTTGCTGTGCAAAACAGATCCCCAAGCAAAGCCCCCTCACACGGGCATGTCAATTCTCCTTGTGCAGCATGGGCCCGGCCTCGAAGTCTCCCGCGACCTACCAAAGCTCGGCTACAAAGGCGTGGAGAGCTGTGAGTTGCGCTTCGCCGACTACCGGGCCAGCACAGACGCCGTTCTCGGCGGCGCCACCGGCAAAGGGTTCAGTCAAATGATGAAAGGCCTGGAGACCGGCCGCATCCAGGTCGCCGCACGAGCGCTGGGGGTCGGACGCGCGGCTCTTGAGGACGCGCTGGCATACGCCCAAGTGCGCGAGAGCTTCGATAAACCCATCTGGAAACACCAGGCCGTGGGTAACATGCTGGCGGACATGGCCACCAAACTTGCCGCCGCGCGCCAACTCACCTTGCTGGCTGCTGAACGCTTCAACAGCAACCAGCGCTGCGACATGGAAGCGGGAATGGCAAAACTGTTCGCCTCCGAAGCCGCCATGCAGATCGCCTTGGACGCGGTGCGCGTCCACGGCGGGTATGGGTATTCCACGGAGTATCCCGTCGAACGCTATTTCCGCGACGCCCCGCTGATGATCGTGGGAGAGGGCACCAACGAGATCCAGCGCAACGTCATTGCCACGCAACTCATCGAGCGTGGCGTCGATGCCATCTGA
- a CDS encoding CaiB/BaiF CoA transferase family protein, whose translation MPLEGTTVVSVEQAVAAPFATRQLADLGARVIKIERPDGGDFARHYDETVLGQSSYFVWLNRSKESLTIDLKCAAGRAILEALLSKADVLVHNLGPGAAGRIDLDADAVARRHPNIIVCSISGYGAVGQDAQRKAYDLLVQGESGLLSLTGTPSSPAKVGISIADIAAGMYAFSGILTALLRRAKTGQAGPVEVSLFDAMAEWMGAPMYYSHYSGRQPARFGAQHATIAPYGPFETADGSILLAVQNEREWASFCRIVLALPELAHDERFASNSARVAHRDECNAIIADRLSKLKTIDALALLEEAAVATASINSVADLIAHRSLTQRHRWGEVDTPNGPIRALSPPATLSGVPVVLGPVPSLGQHTDSVLTELGYTSEQIVHLRTSRTV comes from the coding sequence TTGCCACTAGAAGGAACCACCGTGGTCAGCGTTGAGCAGGCCGTCGCCGCGCCATTCGCGACCCGGCAACTGGCAGACCTGGGTGCCCGGGTGATCAAGATCGAGCGGCCCGACGGCGGCGACTTCGCTCGCCACTATGACGAGACGGTGTTGGGCCAGTCCAGCTACTTCGTGTGGCTCAACCGGTCCAAGGAGTCCCTTACTATCGACCTCAAATGCGCAGCGGGCCGGGCAATCTTGGAAGCGCTGTTGTCCAAAGCCGATGTGCTAGTGCACAATCTGGGCCCAGGGGCCGCGGGGCGGATCGATCTGGATGCCGACGCGGTAGCCCGACGTCACCCGAACATAATCGTCTGCAGCATTTCGGGCTATGGCGCCGTCGGCCAAGACGCCCAGCGAAAAGCCTACGACCTGCTGGTGCAGGGCGAGTCTGGCCTGCTGTCGTTGACCGGCACGCCGTCATCGCCGGCCAAAGTCGGCATTTCCATCGCCGACATCGCCGCCGGAATGTACGCCTTCAGCGGCATCCTGACGGCGTTGCTGCGCCGCGCGAAAACCGGTCAGGCCGGCCCAGTCGAGGTGTCGTTGTTTGACGCCATGGCCGAATGGATGGGTGCGCCAATGTATTACAGCCACTACAGCGGCCGTCAACCAGCCCGCTTTGGCGCCCAGCACGCCACGATCGCCCCATACGGCCCCTTTGAAACCGCCGACGGCTCCATACTGCTGGCAGTTCAAAACGAACGCGAATGGGCCAGCTTCTGTCGAATCGTGTTGGCGCTGCCCGAACTAGCGCACGATGAACGCTTCGCGAGCAACTCCGCCAGGGTGGCCCACCGCGACGAGTGCAATGCCATCATCGCCGACCGATTGTCCAAGCTGAAGACGATCGATGCCCTCGCCCTGCTGGAGGAAGCAGCCGTCGCCACTGCATCGATAAACTCGGTCGCGGACCTCATCGCGCACCGATCCTTGACCCAACGGCACCGTTGGGGTGAGGTGGACACCCCTAACGGCCCGATACGCGCACTGTCGCCACCTGCGACCTTGTCCGGTGTCCCGGTGGTGCTGGGACCCGTGCCAAGCCTAGGCCAGCACACCGATTCAGTCCTCACCGAATTGGGTTACACCAGTGAGCAAATCGTCCACCTGCGCACCTCGCGCACCGTATAA
- a CDS encoding TetR family transcriptional regulator, with translation MMELGDLRRRRRQATELEISTVALALFAANGFDNTTIDAVAVAAGVSVRTFHRYFRTKADAIAPILDTMWRTCIQAFADTDPDAPLVENLIAAFAQAAEGEYSERYREFLVTLPNSPELEPTWLRIHADSQRALRPLLAARLGLQPDSPTADFLSSVVISAFRVALQAHHDDPKISEFVLARQFLSVLHPYL, from the coding sequence ATGATGGAGTTGGGTGACTTACGGCGTCGCCGACGGCAGGCCACCGAATTAGAGATCTCGACAGTCGCTTTGGCGTTGTTCGCCGCCAACGGCTTCGACAACACCACCATCGACGCCGTCGCCGTCGCCGCGGGCGTATCCGTGCGCACCTTCCATCGGTACTTCCGCACGAAAGCTGACGCGATCGCGCCCATCCTGGACACCATGTGGAGGACCTGCATTCAAGCTTTCGCTGACACCGATCCAGACGCCCCTTTGGTCGAGAACCTCATCGCCGCCTTCGCGCAAGCGGCAGAGGGCGAGTACTCCGAGCGGTATCGCGAGTTTCTCGTCACACTGCCCAACTCACCCGAACTCGAACCGACCTGGCTGCGGATCCACGCCGACTCTCAACGCGCGTTGCGGCCATTGCTGGCCGCGCGCCTGGGACTTCAGCCAGACTCGCCGACCGCTGATTTCCTGTCATCAGTGGTGATCAGCGCATTCCGGGTTGCGCTGCAGGCGCATCACGACGATCCGAAGATCTCCGAATTCGTCCTCGCTCGCCAATTCCTATCGGTCTTGCATCCCTATCTGTAA
- a CDS encoding GntR family transcriptional regulator, with protein sequence MTLSRSDSGPAYRQVARDLRAQITSGRYSNGEQLPTESELSQSYGLSRQTVRHAFSELVAEGLVYRVPGRGTFAAEGRAGRYLRQLGSIEDLMCLSLDTTMRVVSPLQRCIDIEAAGRLRLESDAQYTIVFIRLHDDVPFVVTTVHLTPPCAQLLADAPELKADAVSTATVIGLLDPRLDRPITQAAQSITVALASDQVAAELRCPLSHPVLRVDRLYSNDLGEPVELSISYFLPEHYTYRVTLRRDSVSLAGSHTPRQLHHDGA encoded by the coding sequence ATGACACTCAGCCGATCAGACAGCGGACCGGCGTACCGGCAAGTCGCCCGCGACCTGCGCGCCCAGATCACCTCCGGCCGCTACTCAAACGGCGAGCAATTGCCTACAGAATCCGAGCTCTCGCAGTCTTACGGATTGAGCAGGCAAACAGTTCGGCATGCGTTTTCCGAATTGGTTGCCGAGGGCCTGGTCTACCGAGTCCCGGGCCGAGGCACGTTCGCCGCAGAGGGCAGGGCAGGCCGCTACCTGCGCCAACTGGGTTCAATCGAAGACCTGATGTGTCTGTCCTTAGACACCACCATGCGGGTCGTCAGCCCACTGCAACGCTGCATTGACATCGAAGCCGCGGGCCGATTGCGCCTCGAATCCGACGCCCAGTACACGATCGTGTTTATACGACTGCACGACGACGTCCCCTTCGTCGTGACAACCGTTCACCTCACTCCCCCGTGCGCCCAACTTCTAGCAGACGCCCCCGAACTCAAAGCCGACGCTGTCAGCACGGCGACCGTGATCGGATTGCTCGATCCCCGCCTGGACCGGCCTATTACCCAAGCGGCGCAGTCCATTACGGTGGCGCTGGCCTCTGACCAGGTTGCAGCCGAACTGCGCTGCCCCCTCAGCCATCCCGTCTTGCGGGTGGACCGGCTTTACTCCAACGACCTCGGTGAACCGGTCGAATTATCGATTAGCTACTTTTTGCCCGAGCACTACACCTACCGCGTGACACTACGGCGAGATTCTGTATCGCTGGCAGGCTCGCACACACCCCGCCAACTCCACCACGACGGCGCCTAA
- the mftD gene encoding pre-mycofactocin synthase MftD (MftD, an enzyme found in the mycofactocin biosynthesis locus, performs an oxidative deamination of 3-amino-5-[(p-hydroxyphenyl)methyl]-4,4-dimethyl-2-pyrrolidinone (AHDP). The resulting compound, now called pre-mycofactocin (PMFT), is a biologically active redox cofactor that can oxidize the non-exchangeable NADH of TIGR03971 family SDR-type oxidoreductases.), with translation MANPWFETVGEAQRRAKRRLPRSVYSALIAGTQAGVTVNDNEKAFAELGFAPHVIGVQAQRDLTTTVLDQHLSMPVLISPTGVQAVDPDGEVAVARAAAARGIAMGLSSFASKPIEEVVAANDKTLFQLYWVGSRDEILARAVRAKQAGATGLIVTTDWVFNVGRDWGSPEIPERVNLRALMKLAPEIAVRPPYALRWVRGGKVTIPDLTVPNINGKNAPAPTFFEAYGQWMNTPPPTWDDLRWLREQWDGPFMVKGITRIDDARRAVDIGASAISVSNHGGNNLDGTPATIRALGPVADAVGHEVEVLLDGGVRRGSDVVKALALGARAVMIGRAYLWGLAANGQAGVENVLDLLRMGIDSTLMGLSCSRVQEVNREHIIVPAGFESALGVSA, from the coding sequence ATGGCAAATCCATGGTTCGAAACCGTCGGCGAAGCTCAGCGCCGCGCGAAACGCAGACTGCCGCGCTCGGTATACTCCGCCTTGATCGCCGGAACCCAGGCTGGCGTTACTGTCAATGACAACGAAAAAGCCTTCGCCGAACTCGGATTCGCACCACACGTGATCGGTGTTCAGGCCCAACGCGATCTAACCACGACGGTATTGGATCAACACCTTTCCATGCCGGTTTTGATCTCCCCCACCGGAGTTCAGGCTGTCGATCCCGACGGCGAGGTCGCGGTGGCCCGCGCCGCCGCTGCGCGCGGGATCGCCATGGGGCTCTCAAGCTTCGCGTCCAAGCCGATCGAGGAGGTGGTTGCGGCCAACGACAAGACGCTCTTCCAACTCTATTGGGTGGGATCGCGCGATGAGATTCTGGCCAGGGCCGTGCGCGCCAAGCAAGCCGGCGCAACAGGATTGATCGTCACCACCGACTGGGTTTTCAACGTCGGCCGCGACTGGGGCAGCCCCGAAATACCCGAGCGGGTCAATCTGAGGGCACTGATGAAGCTCGCACCCGAGATTGCGGTGCGGCCGCCGTATGCGCTGCGCTGGGTGCGCGGGGGAAAGGTCACCATCCCGGATCTGACTGTCCCGAACATCAATGGCAAAAACGCCCCCGCGCCAACCTTCTTCGAAGCCTACGGTCAGTGGATGAACACCCCGCCGCCCACGTGGGATGACCTTCGATGGCTACGCGAGCAGTGGGATGGACCGTTCATGGTCAAGGGAATCACCCGTATCGACGACGCCAGGCGGGCTGTCGACATCGGCGCCTCTGCCATCTCGGTGTCCAACCACGGTGGGAACAACCTCGACGGAACGCCGGCGACGATCCGCGCTCTGGGTCCTGTCGCAGACGCGGTAGGCCACGAGGTCGAAGTCCTTCTCGACGGCGGCGTGCGCCGAGGTAGTGATGTGGTCAAAGCACTCGCCTTGGGTGCGCGCGCGGTGATGATCGGGCGCGCCTACCTGTGGGGCCTGGCGGCCAACGGCCAGGCCGGAGTGGAGAACGTGCTGGATCTGCTACGCATGGGCATCGATTCGACGCTGATGGGGCTGAGCTGCAGCAGGGTCCAGGAGGTCAACCGCGAACACATCATCGTCCCCGCAGGATTCGAGTCTGCGCTGGGCGTTTCTGCCTGA
- a CDS encoding mycofactocin-coupled SDR family oxidoreductase, protein MNRVIGKVALVTGAARGQGRAEAVKLAQEGADVIITDVCARATETDYPPATVEDLAETARLVEKTGQRVVHSVADVRDLAALESLVREGVAELGRLDIVVANAGIVSWGRFWEMSPQRWQDMIDINLTGVYNTLRAAAPAMIEAGNGGSVIATSSVAGIKSLPGQAHYSAAKHGVVGLAKSAAIELAPYRIRVNTVHPWAVNTAMGQQGTEMQKIFSDNPSYAAAMGQYWFDPAISEPDDIANVVVFLASDESRTMTGAQIAVDHGATKI, encoded by the coding sequence ATGAACCGGGTAATTGGCAAGGTCGCTCTCGTTACAGGTGCGGCGCGCGGGCAGGGTCGAGCCGAGGCGGTCAAGCTCGCCCAGGAGGGCGCCGATGTGATCATCACCGACGTGTGCGCCCGGGCCACCGAGACCGACTACCCGCCAGCCACTGTCGAAGACCTCGCCGAAACCGCTCGGCTGGTGGAGAAGACCGGTCAGCGGGTTGTTCATTCGGTTGCCGACGTACGGGACCTTGCCGCGTTGGAAAGCCTTGTGCGCGAGGGTGTTGCAGAACTCGGGCGATTGGACATTGTCGTGGCCAACGCAGGGATCGTTAGTTGGGGCCGGTTTTGGGAGATGAGCCCACAAAGGTGGCAGGACATGATCGATATCAATCTGACCGGGGTCTATAACACGTTGCGCGCAGCCGCGCCGGCGATGATAGAAGCCGGTAACGGTGGGTCGGTCATTGCCACCAGCTCGGTCGCCGGAATCAAGTCGCTACCGGGGCAAGCCCACTACAGCGCCGCCAAGCACGGGGTCGTGGGGCTGGCCAAGTCGGCCGCCATCGAACTCGCCCCGTATCGCATCCGGGTCAACACCGTGCACCCGTGGGCGGTGAACACGGCCATGGGTCAACAGGGGACCGAAATGCAGAAAATCTTCTCCGACAACCCTTCCTACGCCGCGGCGATGGGACAGTACTGGTTCGATCCGGCGATCTCCGAGCCCGACGACATCGCCAATGTCGTGGTATTCCTGGCCAGCGACGAGTCGCGGACGATGACCGGCGCCCAGATCGCCGTCGATCACGGCGCCACCAAGATCTGA
- a CDS encoding GMC family oxidoreductase produces the protein MSHFDYIIVGAGSAGCVLANRLSADPANRVLLVEAGPRDRSPLVRIPKGFGKLVGHPTLAWHYPVRPIGPSQLVEQWTRGRMLGGSSAINGMVYNRGAAADYDTLVKLGNPGWGWNDILPIYLQMENHGLGAAATRGVGGPLDVSVDEHLPAICAEFISSAAGLGMTITDDLNADDSCRVGPATRTIKNGRRISSAWAFLRPVRKRPNLTISVNTQVTGVVFEGDKATGVTAVAKNMPVTFTAGREVILCLGSLATPKLLQLSGIGDSAELRRLKIDTIVDSPNVGRRMREHRCCAVQYRLKRDVGYNRKLATPLAQALSGIEYLATHKGPMSTSAYDVLGFFKTSPDKDRPDAQLLMAPFSAKPLEPGQDVGVERQPGLQVIGFISRPDSEGSVTITSRDPNAPMDIDPNFYATRHDRDTITGLFRTLRTIFEQSPIADEIVEETRPGLEVISDQEIIDASLDQGYCGYHAVGTCAMGSADDDVVDATLRVRGVDGLRVMDCSVMPTMVSGNLNGPVMAMAWRAADLILADR, from the coding sequence ATGAGCCACTTCGACTACATCATCGTCGGTGCCGGTTCGGCGGGATGCGTCCTGGCGAACCGGCTGTCTGCGGATCCCGCTAACCGAGTGCTGCTTGTCGAGGCCGGCCCGCGCGACCGCAGCCCATTGGTGCGTATTCCGAAGGGTTTTGGGAAGCTCGTCGGTCATCCCACCCTCGCCTGGCATTATCCCGTGCGGCCGATCGGCCCGTCCCAGCTGGTCGAGCAATGGACGCGCGGTCGCATGCTTGGCGGATCAAGTGCCATCAACGGCATGGTGTACAACCGGGGAGCCGCAGCCGACTACGACACCCTGGTGAAGCTCGGCAACCCTGGCTGGGGATGGAACGACATTCTGCCCATCTATCTGCAGATGGAAAACCATGGGCTCGGCGCAGCCGCCACCAGAGGTGTCGGCGGCCCACTCGATGTGTCCGTCGACGAACACCTCCCCGCCATCTGTGCCGAATTCATCAGCTCGGCCGCCGGATTGGGGATGACGATCACCGACGATCTCAACGCCGACGACTCGTGCCGGGTCGGGCCGGCGACCCGGACCATCAAAAACGGGCGCCGGATCAGTTCTGCGTGGGCGTTTCTGCGCCCGGTCCGCAAACGCCCCAACCTGACGATCTCGGTGAATACACAAGTCACCGGAGTGGTATTCGAGGGCGATAAGGCGACCGGCGTCACGGCCGTCGCAAAAAACATGCCGGTCACATTCACTGCCGGTCGCGAGGTCATCCTGTGCCTTGGCAGCCTGGCGACGCCAAAGCTGCTGCAGCTGTCCGGGATCGGTGATTCTGCCGAACTGCGACGCCTCAAGATCGACACCATTGTCGACAGCCCCAACGTCGGGCGCCGGATGCGAGAACACCGTTGTTGTGCGGTTCAATACCGGCTCAAGCGCGACGTCGGATACAACCGGAAGTTGGCAACACCGCTGGCACAAGCGCTCAGTGGCATAGAGTATCTCGCCACCCACAAGGGGCCGATGTCTACCTCGGCATACGACGTGCTGGGCTTCTTCAAGACGTCCCCCGATAAAGACCGTCCGGACGCTCAACTGCTCATGGCGCCCTTCTCCGCCAAACCGCTAGAGCCCGGACAAGACGTCGGCGTGGAGCGCCAACCGGGCCTACAAGTGATCGGGTTCATCTCTCGGCCCGACAGCGAAGGCTCAGTGACGATCACATCCCGCGATCCCAATGCGCCGATGGACATCGACCCCAACTTCTATGCGACTCGGCACGATCGGGACACGATCACGGGCCTGTTCCGCACCCTGCGCACCATCTTCGAGCAGTCGCCCATCGCCGACGAGATCGTTGAGGAAACGCGGCCCGGACTTGAAGTGATTTCCGATCAGGAGATCATCGACGCCTCGCTCGATCAGGGCTACTGCGGCTACCACGCCGTGGGCACCTGCGCCATGGGCTCCGCCGACGATGATGTCGTCGACGCGACACTGCGGGTGCGTGGAGTCGACGGTCTGCGCGTCATGGACTGCTCGGTCATGCCGACGATGGTGTCGGGCAATCTAAACGGGCCGGTGATGGCGATGGCCTGGCGGGCTGCAGACCTCATCCTCGCCGACCGCTGA